The Nicotiana tomentosiformis chromosome 2, ASM39032v3, whole genome shotgun sequence genome includes the window CAACTTACACAATAAAAAATACATATTGAGTAGAAGTTTTCCATATTTTAGCTCCAATACAATTAAAGTGTAGCAAATAATCGGTGCAGAGTAGCCAAAAATTCgtatttctagcctaccatcagttaCTATTCAAAGGCACTATTCacataaaaagaaatattttttgtgAAGAAATAACATCGGAATAAGGGAATGTTAAAATTGACAAGTTCATTGGCAAAGATTTTGGATTATGAAAAATGCAGATAGAGGATTATTTGTACCATAAAAAAATTACACCTACCTCTGACCGGGGTAAAACTAAAGAATATGTCCAAAGCGCATTGAGATCTATTAGATCGCCAAACTCTTGGTGTGATGACACAAAATGTAGCGTTCAACATCATTAACGAGAAGACCTGCAGGTATGATGAAGGCGTTATCAAATATGTACGAGAAGCCATCTGCTTCAAATAAAGTCTATTTGATGCGTCGATTGTTCAACTTAAAGATGACAGAAGGTGGATCTGTTACGGAACATATCAATGAGTTTAATGTAATATTAACTCAATTGAGTTATGTTAATATAACATTTGATGACGAAGTCACGAAGTCAGGGCGTTGATTCTACTATCATCTCTAGCGAAGAATTGGTCCGCAACAGTAACTGCAGTTAGGAGTTCATCGGAAAGTACCAAACTCAAATTGGATGATattagagacttggttctaagcaaAGATATTTGCCGAAGAGTATCAAGTAGGGGGAGAAGCAGCCAAAGAGGACAAAGTCATGGTCGTGGCAGATCAAAGTCAAGGAGAAGAGGGCAATCCAAGAATCGCAAAGACATTACTTGTTGGAATTGCGATAAAAAGGGTCACTACAGTAGTCCGTGTAGAGAGCCatagaagaagaagaacgatCATACAAGGATGATAATTCAGCAAATGCAATTGCTGAACAAGTCAGTGTTGGCATGGCTTTGTGATTGTTTACCAAACTCTATTATATGACTTTGTGTTATTTATATTCGACCGATCTATTAAATTGTCGAAATCTATCCAATTGACATATGATAAGTGCAACAAATTGTTCTTCGAAATTACAATGCAATTCGATCAAACCATCTCAAATCTTCTCCAAATAATCTTAAATTTATTCCGACTACAATTATAGGGAGTAAAATTAACAATAGAATCTTTCTAGAATACCTTTTTAAGCATGAACTATGACGCAAACAGAATCTCACTTCACCAAAATGGTGCAACTTGGTCAGTATCAGCAGTTTTCATAACTTGACGAGCCTTCCATGAGCTGAACCATATGTGTAGACTCTGAAGTGCCTCTGTTAGTTCTTCGCGGCTAATACGCTTGTCATGATCCATGTCGAATTGCTTAATCCACACCTTGAATTCTTGCACTGACATATCTCTATTTGGCTGCTGCACTGGAAACTCGAAACAACTCATTATTGCCATCTGTTCTCCTTTAGTTTGTTAGCTCTACAATATATATGATGCCTTGTTTGTTCTATCCTCTACTCGCTGTTAAATTTGCACTAACTTTAGAAGTGCTAGGGAATCAATCAACTATAAAATTTGATAGGTATCTTTTCCTTTTGGACTTTTATTCAAGATGAGGGTATTCATGATGGAAACATCATCCTAATAATATGAATTTCTTCTCATATTGTGGGTTTGAAATGATGTTGATTCTTGCAACTTTATTCCATAGATTACCTTTTTAAGTATGAACAATGATTCATGAACAGAATCTCACTCCACCAAATAGGTGCAACTTGATCTTAGAATCAAGTTCTCCTTCCTCTGCCTTTCCGCCCAATTTCTTCATTTGTTTTAGTTTCCTAGTTGACCAGTTTTATTTGCATGAAAAGGAAATTAAGATTGTTATGGCTCCTGATTTCACACTGTGTTTTCGGTTGCTAAGGCCAATAAACATTAACAAACTAATGTACTGGCAGAGTGAATCGATCCCTCGACTCGAGACTAGTTTCATGGTGCGCGTCATCATGGTCACAAATTCGTTCATATCTATAAGTCCATCCCCATTAGCATCAACACCTCTCACCATTTTCTTGCAATTCTCCAAGCTACATTTTTCTCCTAGCATTCGTTGAACCTGCAACAATTCCTCTGCGCTAATTTTGCCATCACCATCCAAATCAAATGCCTTGAAAGCGCTTCTAATATCAGTTGGATTCACACCACCTTCAAGATTCTGCACTCTCATGAACTCCTTAAAATTAATGAATCCATCCCCATCAGTATCTGCAGCCTGAAATGCATCGCCAACGTCATAAGTTTTCGTATTTCCTCCACTGCCCATCATCTTCATAGCTGTTTTGTATTCTTCTTGTGAGATCTTTCCATCTTTGTTAGTGTCAAATTTGTCAAAAACCCTTTTCATTTCCTCCGCTTTTGGGCGAAAATTAGCCAACGACATGCTTGGCGTTTTCTTTACCTTTGATAGATTAAATGATGGACGAGATTTGGACAATGACTTTCTAAACCTGTTGAAACGAAAATAGAGGGAACTCGTGGTACTATTCGACATTGTTAATAAGGTGAATTTTGTTTGTTTACTTTGATGTTACAACTTGTAGGCTTGTAGTGAAATGTGAATATATAACCTTCAAACTAGCTAAATTGCCTTTGGTTTCTGGAATTAAAGTTGTCGCAATACAAGAGCGCACTCAGATATCCTATGGGCCAGAATGGTTTTGATGTTCTTTATTCCCAATTCACCTTACAATATGACCAAAATCCTCTTCCCCTATAACACTGCGACTATTTTACCAAAGAATTACCTACTGCCTTTAATCTTTCTTTTGATGATAAAGGACCCTAATTTGTCAGCATTTTGGGTCTTATAAGTTAAATCTTTTTTCCAGGTAACTTAacttattataaataattatttgtAAGTGACTTAATAGTGTAAAAATTCATTCACAAAAGTAAACTCGAATCGAAAGCACTACTGAGCTAACAACTTGACAACTAAAAGTAGACAACAATTTAACGGTATTGGTTGCAACTTAGCCCAACGCTTGGGCATAAATTCTATATCGAACCTAAAGGCATTGAAGAATCAAGAATAACACCACTGCTATTCCTTTCTTTCCTTGATGCCATTATCCACTAAACTTACAAAATATCCTTCTTATATATATACCTAGggttttatgatatttttctcATATATTTTTTTGTCATTTAGAGACATGGGATTTATCAAGTTTATTCCTCCCATTTACATATTACTCATACCATAATTTCAAATATTACCGTGATAATTCTCGAATGATGTGGAAATGTTAacccatgaaatcaatgagaAATTTGAGGATTGGATCGAAGAGAAAACCCTAATTATCTAAGTCGGTGAGAGAGAAGATATGAGAGACAATCGGGTAAACTAAATGTAATCCATTAATTTAGAATAGAGTCAAGTGGCTCTACTTATATGTACAAGTAATTGTGGCTAAAAATGAAAATAACCGCACAAGGGTCGGATCCCTGAAGTTCAAAATGAAAGATGGCCCAATAAGGAATAGACCCAACTCTTCAGAAGCTCATCTGGGATCTGGGCTTAGCATTAAGGATCtaccaccccacccccacccccctaAAGCTTGAGGGTGAGTGAAAACCAAGCTTGCATAAAAGTTTGTGATGAGGAACACCTGATAAGGCCTTCGTAAGCATATCAGCTAGTTGGGCATAAGTGTGCACATGGTGAAGAGAAATCACACCAGAAGAAAGAACATCCCCAACATAATGACAATCCACTTCAATGTATTTGGTGCGCTCATGAAAAACTGAATTTCTAGTAATATGCACAGCAacctgactatcacaaaaaacaGAAACAAGAGAAGTAATAGACAAACCCACATTAGCAAGAAGCCTAAGCAGCCAAGAAACCTCAGCAACCACATGTTTCAATTCTCTATATTCAGCTTCAGCAGAGCTTAACGAAACAGTAGGATGCTTCTTGGATTTCCAAGAAACATGAGAATCACCAAGAAGAATAAAATATCCGGTAACAGATCTCCTTGAAATAGGGCAGGCAGCCCAATCTGAATCAGAATAAGCCTTTAGAGTGAAATCAGAAGAGCTGCTAAGTAAGATACCCTGAGCAGGGTCATTGGCAAGTTATCTGAGAACATGTAGTGCAACCAACATATGAGGAACTTTATGAGACACCAGGAACTCACTCAAATGTTGAACAAAGAAGGAGATGTCAGGCTTGGTGTGCTGCAAGAAGTTCAACTTGCCAATCAACCTTCTATAGGTAGAAGGATCAGAAATAGGATCACTAGAGTCAATATGAAGCTTGTTCTGGGGAACAAGAGGAGTGGTGACAGGCTTAGCATCCAGACAATGAAATTCAGATAGAAGGTCAGTTGTATACTTATGTTGATGGACTACATAACCACCTTCTACCAGAGAAACCTCAAGACCAAGAAAATAGTGGACAGAACTACGATCTTTGATTCTGAACTGCTGATCTAAAAAGGCTTCCAGGTCTGCTATCACTTGACCATTATCTCCAGCTAAAgatatatcatccacatataccacCAAAATGACAATAGAGGAGACAATGATTTTGGTGAATAAAGAAGAGTCATTTTTGTTAGTGGAGTAAGCTCTAGAAAGGAGAGGTTGTGAGAGCTTTGAAAACTATTGTCTGGAAGCCTGTTTAAGACCATAGAGGGATTTCTTCAACTTGCAGGCCAAAGGAGGATTATAAGAAGAAGGACCAACAGACAAGCCCAAAGGGATTTTCATGTACACCTCTTCATGAAAATTCCCATATAGAAAAGCATTGTTGACATCCAACTGGTGGATAACCCAACCATGCTTGACTGCCAAGGTGAGAAGGCACTTGACAGTTGTGATCTTGACAACTggattgaaggttttaaaatagTCTATGCCCTTTTTTCTGAGAATCACCCCTAATCACTAACCTTGCCTTGTATCTCTCAATTTAACCATCAGACCTTTGTTTGATTTTATATACCCATTTTCATGGTATGGCCTTCTTTCCTGGAGGCAAAGGGACAATGTCCCAAGTCTGATTTGCCTCCAAGGCATGAAATTCTTTAAGCGTAGCATCCTGTCAGGCAGGATAAGGTGCTTCTTGATGATAAAACTGAGGTTCATGTATGTGAATCTCAGTAGAGGTAACCTTGGAATTCACAGGAAAAGTAGGAATGGCTGAGTAACAGACATCGTCTTGAAGGTAGACAGGTGTGTTAGATTCTCTAGTGAACTTCCTAAGGGGTACAGGGGAAGGAACAATAGAAAGGGTAGTAGAAGGAGGAGAAGATGAGGCATGAGGAACATGAGGAGAAGGAGCCACAGGTGAGATAGAGTGAGGAACCTGAACAGGGGAAGGTGCATAAGTTGTAGGGGCAGGTAAGATATCTGTAAAAGAATCAGGAGAAGCAGGAAAAGTATGAGGGGGAGAGGAAGAATGGTAAGCGAAGATATATTCATGAAAAATGACATCCCTAGAGAATAGGATGAAATGAGATGTAAGATTTAGCACATGGAGATGTTCTTGGTTGGAATTTATCCCTACCCACCTTTGGCAAAGTAGCAAAGCAAAGGTAACCAAAGGTTCTTAGATGAGAATATGTAGGAGGATGACTATGAAGTTTCTCAAAAGGTAACAAATTGTGTAAAACACTAGAGGGAAACCTGTTGATTAAGTAGGTGGCAGTAAGCACACAATCACTCCAATATTTGACAGGTAGTTTAGGTTGAAATAAAAATGCTCTTGATGTTTCTAAAAGGTATTTGTGTTTCCTCTAAACAACCCCATTTTGTTAAGGAATGTGGGAAATTGTGGTTTGGTGAAGAATACCAGAATCAACAAAATAAGAAGAAATTTGAGAACTGGAACCTAGCTCAAATGCATTGCAGATTTAATTGTTTGGACTTTAGAGTTAAAATGATTCTAGACCATGAAAACAAAAGCTTTGATAATAGAAATAGCATTACTTTTACAGGAAATTAAGTGTGTCCAGGTCACCCTTGAAAAGTCATCAACAATAGTCAAGAAATACCTAAAACCATTATATGTTCTTATATGATGAGGACCTCATAAATCAATATGTACAAGTTGAAAAGAATGAGTAGACTTGATAGTGCTATCTGGGAATGGGAGTCTCTGTTGTCTAGCTAAGGGACaaacatgacaaataaaggattgtTTTAAACAAAATTTGTCAAaaagtgtgagcacctaatttttgactatattttaatttttatcactTCTTTGTATTTGATAATTTTTAggtttaatcttgatattttaacttttattatgttatttttattaGTAGACTTTATTAGAGAAtatgtaatatttttaacaaagtcTATTACATAGAGGAcgaaaaaatttattttaatcaCGGGCCAAATCTAATAAAATTACTCCCGACCTTTCCAACACTATTTCCTTGTCCCATCACCCACCTACTACACTATTCACGTATCACATCTCACTTCCTTTTCATTATTTCATTGTCCCGTCATTCATTTTCAACACTCCTCCTCTCATCCTTTCTTATTATATGTACacacacaaaaaagaaaaaagaggacagatctggaaaaaaaaagaagcaaaaacaGAGGGACGGGGAAGACACAAATTGAAAAACAAGGAGGCAGCTAcatgcctttcttcttcttttcttcctcaTCCTCAATCACCATTTTTCCTCAATAGTTTTAACCATGTTAGAGCTCCAAAATCCAGCTCCTTTTACCCCCCAAAATACCACCCAAAACCACCCCAGAGCACCCATGAAACTTAGCTCCAAGACACTCATGAAACCAGCCCCTTTTCTCTATTAAAATTCAGCTGAAAGCAGCCCCGAAGCACCACTGTTTTACCTCAAAAACGAACTCAAATCCAGCCCCTATCCTCTATTAAAATCAACGCAAAACAACCCCAAAAATAGCCCCCAAAAGCTAGCGAAAATCAGCATAAACCCGCTGCCGAAACCGCTCTAGAATAGTtaaaaatactccaaaaatgctGCCAAAAACCAACTGAAAAACCCAGCTGAAACAGTCCCCAAAACACCATTCAAACTGAGCTTCTCACCTCCAAAACACCGTCAGAAAAATAGCTAAAGTTTATGAGTCGAGTCGAGGTCCGAGACGAGTCCGCCAAGTtcgccgagttcgagtggtgggTCGTTCATGATCTTGTTCGCTTTTGGATTTCAGagctgttaaatgttgaaagttcaGATTCAAAACT containing:
- the LOC138891401 gene encoding calmodulin-like protein 30; protein product: MSNSTTSSLYFRFNRFRKSLSKSRPSFNLSKVKKTPSMSLANFRPKAEEMKRVFDKFDTNKDGKISQEEYKTAMKMMGSGGNTKTYDVGDAFQAADTDGDGFINFKEFMRVQNLEGGVNPTDIRSAFKAFDLDGDGKISAEELLQVQRMLGEKCSLENCKKMVRGVDANGDGLIDMNEFVTMMTRTMKLVSSRGIDSLCQKLKQMKKLGGKAEEGELDSKIKLHLFGGVRFCS